In Corylus avellana chromosome ca2, CavTom2PMs-1.0, the following proteins share a genomic window:
- the LOC132172487 gene encoding L-type lectin-domain containing receptor kinase IX.1-like, which translates to MLPLFLFLLLLPTAYSVSFQITRFDPTATDILYYGDAVPSVGAIEMNKVNYINRVGWAVYATRVPLWDSHTRRLADFTTLYSFTIDTQGASSYGHGLAFFLAPVGFEIPPNSAGGFLGLFNTTTSDSPQNQILLVEFDSFSNPEWDPSFEHVGINNNSVSSAVYTPWNASLHSGDTADVWITYNGSTKNLTVSWKYQRTSNVRENTSLFYEIDLMEILPEWVTVGFSAATGMYVERHTIQSWEFSSSLDIKETNGKNVKKKRLVVGLTVSVGVLIAGAIITFVVLWTWKGKKKEKAETVNLTSINDDLERGAGPRRFSYDELASATYNFSNERKLGEGGFGAVYKGHFTDLDMPIAVKKISRGSRQGKKEYITEVKIISRLRHRNLVQLIGWCHDKGEFLLVYEYMPNGSLDTHLFGKRNPLHWAVRYKISLGLGSALLYLHEEWEQCVVHRDIKSSNVMLDSSFGVKLGDFGLARLMDHELGPQTTGLVGTLGYMAPEYISTGRASKESDVYSFGVVVLEIATGRRSGYPMEEDSDAGLVQWVWNLYGRGDLLLAVDGKLQNDFDEKQVECLMIVGLWCAHPDRSLRPSIRQAIHVLNFDATIPNLPTQMPVPLYHIPTPSVSSGEPLITTSLEDGR; encoded by the coding sequence ATGTTgcctctcttcctcttccttctaCTTCTTCCCACAGCTTATTCAGTTTCTTTCCAAATAACTCGCTTTGATCCCACTGCCACCGACATACTATATTATGGAGATGCAGTTCCTTCTGTTGGAGCCATTGAAATGAATAAAGTTAATTATATAAACCGAGTTGGTTGGGCCGTCTATGCTACGAGGGTGCCTCTCTGGGACTCTCATACGAGAAGACTTGCTGACTTTACTACACTTTACTCCTTCACTATTGACACTCAAGGTGCTTCCTCTTATGGCCATGGGCTAGCATTCTTCTTGGCTCCTGTTGGGTTTGAAATCCCGCCGAATTCAGCTGGTGGATTTCTAGGCCTATTCAACACCACAACCAGTGATTCTCCtcagaaccaaattcttcttGTTGAGTTCGACTCATTCTCGAACCCTGAATGGGATCCTTCATTTGAGCATGTGGGGATTAACAACAACTCAGTTTCTTCTGCGGTTTACACTCCTTGGAATGCCAGCTTGCACAGTGGAGACACAGCTGATGTATGGATCACCTACAATGGTTCTACCAAGAATTTGACTGTCTCTTGGAAGTATCAAAGGACCTCAAATGTTCGGGAGAATACCAGTCTTTTTTATGAAATTGATCTCATGGAAATTCTTCCTGAGTGGGTCACAGTTGGATTCTCAGCTGCTACAGGTATGTATGTAGAGCGACATACAATTCAATCATGGGaattcagttcaagtttggacATTAAGGAAACAAATGGAAAGAATGTGAAAAAGAAGAGATTGGTGGTTGGTCTAACAGTTTCAGTTGGTGTTCTGATAGCAGGGGCAATTATAACGTTTGTAGTATTGTGGACAtggaagggaaagaagaaggaaaaagcaGAGACAGTGAACTTAACATCGATAAATGACGACCTAGAAAGAGGAGCGGGGCCAAGAAGATTCTCCTATGACGAGCTTGCTTCAGCTACATACAACTTCTCAAATGAGAGGAAGTTGGGTGAAGGAGGGTTCGGCGCCGTTTACAAAGGGCATTTTACTGATTTAGACATGCCAATCGCTGTGAAGAAAATCTCAAGGGGATCTAGACAGGGGAAGAAAGAATATATCACCGAGGTGAAAATCATTAGCCGGTTGAGGCACCGAAATCTTGTGCAACTCATAGGATGGTGTCATGACAAAGGTGAGTTCTTACTTGTATATGAGTATATGCCAAATGGTAGCCTTGATACTCACCTCTTTGGCAAGAGGAATCCTCTCCATTGGGCAGTGAGATACAAGATATCTCTTGGGTTGGGCTCTGCATTACTCTATCTTCATGAAGAGTGGGAGCAATGTGTGGTTCACCGGGATATCAAATCTAGCAATGTCATGCTAGACTCTAGTTTCGGTGTAAAGCTTGGTGACTTTGGGTTAGCTCGGCTTATGGATCATGAGCTAGGTCCACAAACAACCGGGTTGGTTGGAACTTTAGGATACATGGCTCCAGAATACATAAGTACGGGTAGGGCTAGTAAAGAGTCAGATGTGTATAGCTTTGGGGTGGTTGTCTTAGAAATTGCTACTGGAAGAAGGTCAGGTTATCCTATGGAAGAGGATTCTGATGCAGGGTTGGTCCAATGGGTTTGGAATCTTTATGGGAGAGGAGATCTTCTTTTGGCCGTGGATGGGAAGCTACAAAATGATTTTGACGAAAAACAAGTCGAGTGCTTAATGATTGTTGGACTTTGGTGTGCTCATCCTGATCGAAGTCTCAGGCCTTCCATTAGGCAAGCAATTCACGTTCTTAATTTTGATGCAACAATACCAAATCTTCCAACACAGATGCCTGTTCCTTTGTATCATATACCTACCCCATCAGTCAGTTCCGGTGAACCTTTGATAACTACAAGCCTTGAAGATGGTCGTTAA
- the LOC132168469 gene encoding L-type lectin-domain containing receptor kinase IX.1-like encodes MAISFMDKHMLPLFFFFFFLLLPPTAYSVSFQITRFEPTDTDIQYLGDAVPSVGAIEMINKYGYVCRVGWAIYAKRVPLWDSHTRKLTNFTTHFSFTINTQGLPHYASGLAFFLAPAGFEIPPNSSVEFDSFSNPEWDPPVEHVGINTNSIASAIYTPWNASLHSGDTIDVWITYNASTKNLSVSWKYQKTSNTWENTSLFYEIDLSEILSEWVTVGFSAATSHSGERVQIQSWEFSSSLDIKETNGKNEKKKRLVVGLTVSVGVLIAGAITTFVILWTWKGKKKEATETVKLTSINDDLERGAGPRRFSYNELASATYNFSNERKLGEGGFGAVYKGYLTDLDIPIAVKKISKGSKQGKKEYITEVKIISRLRHRNLVQLIGWCHDRGEFLLVYVFMPNGSLDAHLFGKRNPLPWAVRYKISLGLASALLYLHEEWEQCVVHRDIKSSNVMLDSTFGVKLGDFGLARLMNHELGKASKESDVCSFGVVALEIGTGRRSTDHMENDSDIGLVQWVWNLYGRGDILLAVDGMLQNNFDEKQVECLMIVGLWCAHPDRSLRPSIRQAIHVLNFDATTPNLPTQMPIPMYHVPTLAVNSGEPSITTSLQYGR; translated from the exons ATGGCCATCTCTTTCATGGATAAACATATGTtgcctctcttcttcttcttctttttccttctacTTCCTCCCACCGCTTATTCAGTTTCTTTCCAAATAACCCGATTTGAACCCACTGACACCGACATACAATATCTGGGTGATGCTGTACCTTCTGTTGGAGCCATTGAAATGATCAACAAATATGGATATGTATGCCGAGTTGGTTGGGCCATCTATGCTAAGAGGGTGCCGCTTTGGGACTCTCATACGAGAAAGCTCACCAACTTTACTACACATTTCTCCTTCACTATCAACACCCAAGGCTTGCCCCATTACGCTAGTGGGCTGGCATTCTTCTTGGCTCCTGCTGGGTTTGAAATCCCGCCAAATTCATCTG TTGAGTTTGACTCATTCTCGAACCCTGAATGGGATCCTCCTGTTGAGCATGTAGGGATTAACACCAACTCAATTGCTTCCGCAATTTACACCCCATGGAATGCCAGCTTGCACAGCGGAGACACTATTGATGTATGGATCACCTACAATGCTTCTACCAAGAATTTGAGTGTTTCTTGGAAATACCAAAAAACCTCTAATACTTGGGAGAATACCAGTCTTTTTTATGAAATTGATCTCAGTGAAATTCTTTCTGAATGGGTCACGGTTGGATTTTCAGCTGCTACAAGTCACTCTGGAGAGCGAGTTCAGATTCAATCATGGGAATTCAGTTCAAGTTTAGACATTAAGGAAACAAATggaaagaatgagaaaaagaagagattgGTGGTTGGTTTAACAGTTTCAGTTGGTGTTTTGATTGCAGGGGCAATTACAACGTTTGTAATATTGTGGACAtggaagggaaagaagaaggaagCAACAGAGACAGTGAAATTAACATCGATAAACGATGACCTCGAAAGAGGAGCAGGACCAAGAAGGTTTTCATATAACGAGCTTGCTTCAGCTACCTACAACTTCTCAAATGAGAGGAAGTTGGGTGAAGGAGGGTTCGGCGCAGTTTACAAGGGGTATTTAACTGATTTAGACATTCCGATCGCTGtgaaaaaaatctcaaaaggGTCTAAACagggaaagaaagaatatatCACCGAAGTGAAAATCATTAGCCGACTGAGGCATCGAAATCTTGTGCAACTCATAGGATGGTGTCATGACAGAGGTGAGTTCCTACTTGTCTACGTATTTATGCCAAATGGTAGCCTTGATGCTCACCTCTTTGGCAAGAGGAATCCTCTCCCTTGGGCTGTGAGATACAAGATATCTCTTGGGTTGGCCTCTGCATTGCTCTATCTTCACGAAGAGTGGGAGCAATGTGTGGTGCACCGGGATATCAAATCGAGCAATGTCATGCTAGACTCTACTTTCGGTGTCAAGCTTGGTGACTTCGGGTTAGCTCGGCTTATGAATCATGAGCTAG GTAAGGCTAGTAAAGAGTCCGACGTGTGTAGCTTTGGGGTGGTTGCATTAGAAATTGGTACTGGAAGAAGGTCAACTGATCATATGGAAAATGATTCTGACATAGGGTTGGTCCAGTGGGTGTGGAATCTTTATGGGAGAGGAGATATTCTTTTGGCAGTAGATGGGATGctgcaaaataattttgatgaaaaaCAAGTCGAGTGCTTGATGATTGTTGGGCTTTGGTGTGCTCACCCTGATAGAAGTCTTAGGCCCTCCATTAGGCAAGCAATTCATGTTCTTAATTTTGATGCAACAACACCAAATCTTCCAACACAGATGCCTATTCCCATGTATCATGTACCTACACTGGCAGTCAATTCCGGTGAACCTTCCATAACTACAAGCCTTCAATATGGTCGTTAA